DNA sequence from the Coffea eugenioides isolate CCC68of chromosome 9, Ceug_1.0, whole genome shotgun sequence genome:
TTTTTTACACATTCCTCCACCCTTTTCATTGCTTCCTGATAGAGTGAAACTATataattggaaaagaaaaaaaataacaacCTAAACTTCTTAGGGTTCGTTTGGTTCATAGGATGACATGAGATTAGATTACTAATCCTATATCATCCCATGTTTGGTTGCATTTTATACAAGTGATGATACATCTCATCCGAAAAAATTAATCCTAATAAGATAATCCCATGAGAGGAGGGGGTATGAATTATTTCGGAATGAATAAGAGGTGAGATGATAACAGTTTGGACTTATTTACTATAATGTTTTATTCTAATAATTGTGTAAACTTACCTTTTCACTATAATATTAAGGTTTTGATAAGTGCATTAAGACTAACAGTTTTCTCCCTGGAGTTTGTTGTTAACAAAGCGTTTTCAATTTATCCATTCAGACCATCAACTTATTGGACCGATAGCTGATGACCATCTGCCCTAATCCATTTGTCTGAATCATGAACATGCCATTTGTGATGTAATCAACTTCCTTCAAATAAATAGTTTCATCTTTAATGAGAGTAGGCAAAACCTCAAGATAAATAAGCAAAGAGGTTTTCTGTCTTCCAAAGACCATGAAGCGATTAAGGTTCCATAACAGCCGATTGTAAGTTTTATATGGATGATCCTTATACTGTAGTAAGTAAGAAGTTAAACCCATGTTTTCTTGCCAATAGTTATAGAAATATTAGAGCACCTCGACAAGTGCTTTCAATCATTGCTTGGTAATTGGCAGTGACAAGTGCCTAGAACCATCATCCTGTATATAGGGATAatgtttttctttcatttccccAATCTCTCCCAACAAAATCTCAGTTAACAACTCGAACCCTTCGGGTCTTCTTCCCAAATCTCACCAATTCATCAACCCTTGCTATATAACAAAGATGATAGATGGGGGAGATGTATAAGGTGGTGAGTGCCATGGCTCCTTTGTATGCAGCGTTAGTCTTGGGCTACGCTTCTGTGAAGTGGTGGCACATGTTTAAACCCTATCACATAGATATTGGCTTATGGGCAATTTGCAGCAAAAAAGGAAGCTTTTCTTCGTCCATCACCACATTAATTTTCTTTAGGTTTTTTGAACAACTTTCTCGTTCTTGGGGTGCCATTGTTAAAAGCCATGTATGGAAACCTTGGAAATGATCTTGTTGTTCAGTCCTATGCAATCCAGGCTCTGTTCTGGATCACTACTTGACTTTTTATGCTAGAATTGAGACGTGCAATATTTGAGGCTAAAGCAAAGTCCATAAATGGCGATTCACATGGTCAGGTGGAAATCATGATGGAAGGAGATACCATCAATGGTGATTCACAGTCACTTTAGGTGCTGATCACATGCCAGCTTTTGTGGTTGGCCAGGTTATGTTCTGGACAGATTATCAGTTCAAAGTGCTGGGGTATATAATCCTGTCAGGAAATGCATGCAAGTCTGGGATTTGCCATGAAAGAGCGGCTGTAGTAGGTTTTAGGGCCTTTCTGAAGGGAGAATTCACCATGCTAGAACTGATCTGAACAATTTGGAGACATGGGTTTTGGAGGATTACACCAGCATTGGGTGGCTGTCTGGGTGGGTCTTGAAGCTTCCATGAGAGAAAGAAATCCAGGAGAATTTATTCACCCCAATATTATGGGCATTATGGAGTTTCACCCTTGGAACAGTCAGTTGATTTTGCTCTGCAATTTTTTGACTCCTCATTGGTACAACTTTGAAAATGGCAAATTAAAGAAGGCAGCCTGATATGCAATTACATTTGCTAAGGGTGGCCCTATAACCGGTGTGCCTGATGAGCTGACCCTTTTTCTTTGTGGCTATATTAGGTGATGATTATTGGTGAATTTTGCAGTAGGATAATTTAgatcaattttagttcaatgaTTGATTCGTTCTCTCCTGCATAAAGAACTCAAGAGGTTAAAAAAAGTGGACTCAGATCAATCTGTCCTCTTagatgaaacaaaatttttttgaattgtaTTTACATATAATTTGATGTCTATTAGTAGTAATGGGAGTGTTATATGGTAGTTAGTCTTTATTTGAGCAATATACCATTCTTTAACGAACGAATGAATGCAGCGCTCATGAATAACCTAACTAGATCAGATTAATTGCCTTTTCCTGagtctcttttttctctctttcttggGGAATTCAGATTCATTACATCAAAGAAAATTACCAGTGTACTTCCACTTTGGACATTTTGAGCATTTTTATGGCCTTCAGagggagggaaaagaaaaaatcttcacctctttctttaatttctagTTTATATGATCTTTTAACTTTCctacatttttaaaaaaaaaaaatttctcatttcTTTGAGAAAAGGATTTCGAAATATTTCTCTCAGagagtttttctctttttttttgtttttaaaaaaaaaaaattctctcaaaGAGTTATCATAAACTTCTGCCAACATTAAGAGGTAATTTGCAACGTGGATGACTGTTAGAAGGTCACAAGGCTTTTGATCAGACCCATATTTTGcgcccttttcttttttgcccCTTCCGTTTGTATAAATTTTGTGGTTAAGGCCCGAAATTTTCttactcttttcttctcaaaactTGCCTTTTCTTTAGTGATTATATTTTGATGGAATAGCTTTTCCAAATTTGCAGTGAATTTTCTCTCTTCGTCTCACAAATAGAATAATGCaagacaaaaaaggaaaaattatgAGAAGACGAAGAACAATTACCAATCAGATAAATATaacttatttaaaaaaaacataaaaagactCGTCTCTACGCATTAAAGATAATTCTACcatacaaaaataaataaataatatcaaTGCAAAAGCAAGATGCCATATTGCATTCCACTGTTTAACGAAATTAGTCCCATACATATATTTACCTAAATAAGCATTCATTAAAGGCCCCAAATAGTGACGTAGAAACTTCTAATATTAAATCACCCCAGAATATAGAGAAAAAAATCCCAAACAAAAAAGTCAGAAAACATAAAACTTATCCCAATGTGAATTAGAGGGGAAATTCAGGGGCAACActttaaatataaaacaaaaGCTGGGCAGTCGGTCTCAGTCAACAGTCAAACTGTCACATTAGACCTCAAGTACGACGTCGTGGAGACCCAGCTGGAGTGTTCTGATTGGAAGCCCTGGCCTCCATCCACTGCACCTCCATGTACGTCGACGGCGACCACGCCGCAGCCACCTGTCCTTGTCCCTGCTTATTCTCCCCTGCTCCGGCCGTCATATAATGGGTCCCACCACCCCTTTCACCACCACCACCGCACATGTACGTCGCCACCAGAGAATGATGATCACGGTATATAtcagtggtggtggtggtgggctTAGAAAGGGAGTCTCCGGCAGTGGTTAAACGGCTAGGAGAGGCCGTAGTTGAACATTCTCCAATGGTGGCGGAACCCATGAAGCTGCTTTTCTTGGAGTTGCCACAAAGAGGGCAGACATTGGAAGTGGTAGTAATGGTGGAGGCGGAGCGGTAAGTGGTGCCATCGGGCTCGACGATCCAGCCGGCTTCTTGAGCGAGGTGGCGAAGGACTTGGTTGATGTCGGCCCGAGGGAAGAGTGGGTAGCCACCGTGCTTGCGGAGGCCGTGGAAGATCTTGGTTGTGATGGACCTTCTTTGTCTTTCCCTCAGCTTTGTCCTCTCCTTCTCAACAGCACTCCTCATGCTcccacctcctcctccaccgCTGCTGCTTCTCTGGTCGCCGGCGCCGCCAGCTTCTTTCATCTTGTTTTGGGTAGTATTATGTATCAAGAGTGCTAAACGTTGCTACTTCGTCTTTAGGATGCCATGGTGGGTAATAAAAGTGGGGTTTTAGGGAGCATGGCCTGTGGAGCATGAAGTGGGAACTGAGTCAAgctttttgcatgatatttggGGGTAAATTCCAAAATTGACCAGTTGAGGagccttttgtttttcctttctttttttacccttttttttttggctccaCTTCatctctttttcattttttaaaattttttccagCAAAAGAGGGACGAGCCTTAATAAAAGGGGAGAAACAGATAGATTTAAATTCAAGACCTGTAATTCTAGTTCAtctcaaattaaatttttttttctttttttagtatAAGTGGGAGATTTTGAACATGGGATCTCTCATTCATAATCCCTTTCCCGTACAATTTTACACATTCCTCCTCCAAGTATTTTAGTTATACTTGAAAGGAATGATtgcattatataaatatataaggAGCACTTGCAAAACATGTTTATATGAAATTTTTTGCATTTAAGCAGTTTGCTTcataattattttcataatgATTGTGCTTCACATTCTAAAATGTTAGGTCATACCGTTAAAAACTATTCAACCTATTAGAAGAATTATCAAAGTTTGGTTAAGTGCCCTAAGGAGTACTTTAATAAGAATAAAAGAAGCAGTtaaattggattttttttattgcaaataTATCtctaatatattttttttcacaaGTAAAAGATTAGATGGATTCGATTCCGATCATTGTCACGGATTAAAGCATGCCTCCAGGATCATGAGTCACTTACAGAGATTCTTACAGATTGCTTATCAATACAGTTCTCGTATCGACAGCGAGATTCAAACATATGAATCCTTATCTCTAGTGTATGGCTAGGATCTATACAACGAATCATGCACATTGTCAATTGTATGTACAGACCATCCAACAATTTGAAGTTGTTGAAGTTAAAATTTATTTGTGCTCATATGAAGTATTGTCCGCTTTCGATTTATTGGATCTTATGGTGTTGTCCTTTAAAAACGTCTCACATGGAAAGAACAAACTCTTACTTTATGAGTTAACTATCAACTAATGTGGAATCTTTGACCCTTCTCCTTACATCACCAGAAATCAAAACAAGCTTTGGGTTCGCGGATGAGACTAATTTAACCTCTAAGCCAATTTGGCCATTGTTTCACTTCATTATCCGCTTTATGTTCTGGGCAAAATTATTGAAAGTGAGAAGCAACCTACAAATTTTTGCGCTTGAATTGCACGTTAAATCACATAGAAAGAGCTTTAAAATCCATTTCTATTCTGGCCATATGCTATTTGTTATCGTTCTTCATCCGTGCATTACTAGATTATGTGCCGAACACAAGAAATTAATGGTAGCTGTGAACGATTGCATTTGTTGTTGTGGAACGTGTATCAAGATTATTCTcatttttcaatatatatatacataatttCTAAATCtagatatatttttttattccttttcaagGTAGAATTTCTAATTATAGAGTTGGTTAGTTAACATTGTATATTGATCTagaatagctaattatgttaagGGTTCACAAGCTATTTACAGTTCTAAAAATTCAAAGGTTTTATAGAAGGGTTGAGTTTCTCTAAGGGAGCGTTCGGTTCATGGACTGGATGGCAGGGGATTACTTATTCTTGGATTATTCATCCTAGTTTGAGTCATTCTCGGATGAGTGATATTATTATCCAATGTTTGGTTAGTTTTATGTTAGATGGGATGTCTAAAATAGTAGCCTCAACGTGCATTTGATTGGAGATAAGGTAGGATTACTTATTTATAGATCAAAATACCCTCCTTGACAAACCTACAATTAGGGGTATTAATCGGGTTTTAGTAAGCCCAAACTTAGCTTTTAGCAGGGGTAAAGTAGTCAAAAATTTTAGCaggggcaaattagtcaaattaTTAAATTTATCAATAATAAGGATAAATTAGTCCAAATTTAAGTTATTTCATTAAAATGGGCAAATTAgttcaaaacataaaaaaaattttattagaaAGGGAAAATTTGTCTGAAACTTTAGTTTTTTCATTAATATGGgcaaatgaataaaaagttTAGTTTAGTTAATAGTATGGACAAATCAGTTCAAAATTATGGTATATCATTAATATGGAAAAATTAgtccaaattttaattttttttattagcaGGAGTAGATTTGTCCAAAGCTTTGTTATGTTATTAATAGGGAAAATTAGTCCAAACTTTAAATAATATTAGTGAGAAGGTAAGTTTCTACCATTGTTAGAATAAAGCATTGTTCTATTAGAAGGGACAAATAAGTCCAAATTGTCATCATTCCACCTCTTATTCGTCCTAGAATAACACATACTACCTCCGGTTTCCTTGatggaattattttatcctcCATATAGGGGATTAATTTGGTTAGGTAAAATATATCATCCATTATATAAAACGCAACCAAACATGGGATGACATAGGATTTGTAATCCAATTCCGTGTAATCCACCCTAAAGGCTTGGGTTTGAGTCTAGGCCTCTAGGGGTGACAAACAGCGAGCTGCTTGACTTGAACTCGAGTTTGACAGAGAATGAAATTAACTCGAATATGGCTATTAAATTGAACTCGACCGTTTAGGTAGTAGTTCTCACCATTTTCCAAATATGAATACCAATCAAAAAATAACAAGAAGTTATAAAATAGAAGTTAGCTATTGAAATGGAAAAAATATGACAAACTGTAATATTTTAATAGATAAAGGTGTTAATGGAAATTATATATCTCATAGATTGGCTAAGAACTTACCTACTTATCAATTACAAGATTCTTATCAATA
Encoded proteins:
- the LOC113782224 gene encoding beta-amylase 7-like; this translates as MKEAGGAGDQRSSSGGGGGGSMRSAVEKERTKLRERQRRSITTKIFHGLRKHGGYPLFPRADINQVLRHLAQEAGWIVEPDGTTYRSASTITTTSNVCPLCGNSKKSSFMGSATIGECSTTASPSRLTTAGDSLSKPTTTTTDIYRDHHSLVATYMCGGGGERGGGTHYMTAGAGENKQGQGQVAAAWSPSTYMEVQWMEARASNQNTPAGSPRRRT